The genomic region TTATCAAATGAATAGATACTTTTAGTGTATCCATAAAGCTCTAGGTATATAATTAGTAAATGGTTTAAACTTATTAATACATTGTGTAAATGAGTGAATATTGTTATAATATAAACAATTGATTGGAATAATAAAACTATTCAATACAGGAGGTAAAATATTGTGAAAAAATTAAATGGTAAATGGGCTTTTGTCACAGGTTCAAGTAGGGGGATAGGACAACAAATCGCTAAAGGACTTGCAAATCATGGATGTAATATTATTTTACACGGAAGAAAGATGGAAAATACAAAGGAAACGATTGAATTGTTGAAGCAATATGACGTGGAGGTAGATGCTGTAGGTGGAGAATTAACCTCACAAGAGGATATTAGAAAAATCATAGACTATATTAATTCCAAGTATCAAATTGATATTCTTTATAATAATGCAGGGATCCAGAATAAATACGAGGATATTTTTAACCATGGTACAGATGTATGGCAACAAGTGTTTCATATAAACCTATTTAGTCTTTCTGAGTTTTGTAATGCATTTGCACCGAAAATGAAAGAGCGTGGTTATGGACGTATCATTAATCTTAGCTCAGGAATTAGAGATATTCCACAGATGGCACCATATAGTGCATCAAAGGCTGCAGTGGATAAATATACACAAGACTTGGCGTTTGAATTAAAAGATACAAATGTTCTAGTAAATTATATTGACCCAGGTTGGTTGAGAACGGATTTAGGAGGAGAATGGGCACCGAACGATGTTACAACTGTGCTACCTGGGATATTAGTACCTGCCCTGCTAGAAGACAATGGACCTAGTGGCCAGGGATTTTCAGCACAAGATTTCAAAGAAACTGAGTAAAAAAATCATTGGATATAATTATTAAGCGCTAAATCAGATCAGATTCTAGCGCTTTTTATAATCTATATAAAATGA from Haloplasma contractile SSD-17B harbors:
- a CDS encoding SDR family NAD(P)-dependent oxidoreductase, with amino-acid sequence MKKLNGKWAFVTGSSRGIGQQIAKGLANHGCNIILHGRKMENTKETIELLKQYDVEVDAVGGELTSQEDIRKIIDYINSKYQIDILYNNAGIQNKYEDIFNHGTDVWQQVFHINLFSLSEFCNAFAPKMKERGYGRIINLSSGIRDIPQMAPYSASKAAVDKYTQDLAFELKDTNVLVNYIDPGWLRTDLGGEWAPNDVTTVLPGILVPALLEDNGPSGQGFSAQDFKETE